The following proteins are encoded in a genomic region of Thunnus maccoyii chromosome 8, fThuMac1.1, whole genome shotgun sequence:
- the atox1 gene encoding copper transport protein ATOX1 encodes MTKHEFEVAMTCEGCSGAVTRVLNKLGDVKFEIDLPKKLVWIESDKDVDVLMETLKKCGKDVKYNGTK; translated from the exons ATGACC AAGCACGAGTTTGAGGTGGCGATGACGTGTGAAGGATGCTCAGGAGCTGTCACCAGAGTGCTCAACAAGCTGGGAG ATGTGAAGTTCGAGATCGACCTGCCTAAGAAACTGGTTTGGATCGAGTCCGACAAAGACGTGGACGTTCTCATGGAGACGCTGAAGAAATGCGGCAAGGATGTCAAGTACAACGGCACCAAATGA